Part of the Cryptosporangium arvum DSM 44712 genome, TCGCCGACGCGCTCTACCTGATCGGACGCAAGGACGAGGCCGTGGCGCTCGTCGACCGGCTGGTGGGCCTGGCCAACGACACCGGACTGCTGGCCGAGGAGTACGACCCGATCGCCCGGCGCCACCTGGGCAACACACCCCAGGCGTTCAGCCACGTGGCGCTGGTGAACTCGGCCGTACTCCTCGGAGGCGCCTAGAACCGCTGCTCTTCGTGGCCCAGACCCAGGGCCTGCGCGATCGAGCCCGCGTTCTCGTACTGCGCGTCGGCTGGTAGGTCGCGCACGACCGTCACCAGGCGCGTGGGAGCGTTGTTCTCGACCAGCCGGTCGATGATCTGGTCGCGGTACGCGGGGTAGACGGCCCGACCGAGGTACGAGGCGAGTTCCGAGCGCTCGGCGACGCCCTCCGGCGTGAGCCCCTCGGGGATGCCGCCGACGAGGGTGGCGTCGGGCGCGAAGTCGGCCTCGGGCTGGTCCTCGCCGGGCGCTTCCGGGTCGAGCCACTCCTCGGCGCGTCCCGAGCGTCCCCCTTGAACGAGCCCACGCGTCTCGCGGGCCATCGCGTCGTCCTGCCGTGGTCCGTGTTTGTCGCTGCGTTCCATGCGCCAGCAGTTACCCGGCGGCCCGGACCTCAATCACGGCGCGTGAGCTGACGGTACGCGCGGTCATACCTGACCAGCGGATCCTTCGTTCCGATCGCGGCGCCCACCACCGCGGCGGTCACCAGCAGGTGATCGCCGACCTCGCGGTGGGAGTCGGTGACGCACTCGAGCGTGGCGCCGGCCCGGTCCAGCAGCAGCGCTCCGGTGAGCGCGCCCCGGTGGTGCTCCTCCGACGCCAGCAACAGGCGCGCGCTCGGCCGCCCGGCGGCGGAGAAACGACCGGCCAGGGCGGCCTGCGACGACCCCAGCACCGACAGCCCCCAATGCCCCCGGCGCTGCAGAACCTCGGCCAGGTAACTCGAAAGATCTACCGAGATCGCAACGATCGGCGGGAACAAAGAGACCGGCATGAACGCTGTCAGAGTGGCGGCGATGTCGTCGGCGGGGTCGTCGAAGTCCTCGTCGGGGTCAACGTCGAAGGCCCCGGGCGGTGCCCCCACAGGGGGTTTGCCGTCCCGGATGCTGAGCACCACGACACCGGTTGCGAACCGGCCAAGTGCAGATTTGACCTGGTCAGGCGTGATTTGGGGCGAGGCGTTCGTCACAGAGCCGTCCAGAAGCTCACCCGTTCAGGTTACCCGGCCGATCCCGGGGGCAATCCCTGACGGATAGCCGCTGGGACGCGACGTTGCGCGGATCACCCAACGAAACCGGAATCTCCGTCGGGTGAACGCCGTTGAGGGTTACGTACGTGTGAGGCGCAAAGAGGGATTGGGGAGACGATGACGACGGACGTTGTGGAGCCGAGTACCAGGGTCGTCGAGGCGGACGACTCCGCGGTGCCGGACCGCGACCTCGTCGGCACATACCTGCACGAGATCAGCCGCACTCCGCTGCTGAACGCCGAGCAGGAGGTGGAGCTGGCGAAGCAGGTCGAGGCCGGCCTCCTCGCCGAGCACTGGCTCGACGAAGGAACCTTCCCCGAATACATCACGCGTTCTGAGCTTACCCGGCTGGTTGCGGAAGGCCGCCGGGCGAAGGACGCCTTCATTCTGGCCAACCTCCGGCTGGTGGTTTCGATCGCGCGGCGCTACACGCGCTCCGCGATGCCGCTGCTGGACCTGGTGCAGGAGGGTAACTCCGGCCTGGTCCGCGCGGTCGAGAAGTTCGACTACCAGCGTGGATACAAGTTCTCCACGTACGCGACCTGGTGGATCCGGCAGGCGATCAGCCGGGCCATCGCGCAGCAGGCCCGGACGGTGCGGCTTCCCGTCCACCTGGTGGAGGAGATCAACCGGATGCGTAACGTCCGGCGTGATCTGACCCGTGAGCTGGGCCGCGATCCCGAGATCCCGGAGCTCGCCAAGTCGTTGGACATCGAGCCGACGCGTGTCGAGGAGCTCATTCGCTGGGCCCGCGAGACCGTCTCGCTCGACACCCCGGTCGGTGAGGACGGCGAGACCTCGTTGTCCGATCTGGTCGCCGATGGTGACGAGCCGTCGCCCGAGGACGTCGTGATCGCGGCGATCCAGCGTGACGGGCTCGGTCAGATGATCGAGCGGCTCGACCCGCGGTCGGCCCGGATCGTCCGCGCCCGGTACGGGCTCGAGGACGGTCGGCAGCAGTCGCTCACCGAGATCGCCGGCACGCTCGGCCTCTCCCGCGAGCGGGTGCGCCAGCTCGAGAACGCCGCACTGCACCAGCTCCGCGAGCTCGCCGCGTCGGAAGGCGTGGTCGCAGCCTGAGTGGTTCAAAGCCCCGGCCCGATGGGCCGGGGCTTTGTCGTGTCCGGCGCAGTACGGTCGGGACCGACGCTTTCGAGGAGGAATCACGTGTCGTCGGAAAAGCAGATCATCGGACGGGTCGACGAGCTCGTCGCCGAGGAGCACTCGCTGCGCCAGCGGCTGAGTGCCGGCGAGCTCACCGCCGCCGAGGAGCACGAGCGGCTCAAGCAGGTCGAAGAAGAGCTCGACCAGTGCTGGGACCTGCTGCGACAGCGCCGGGCCCGGCGTGACGCCGGCCAGAACCCGGAGGACGCGACCGCACGCCCGGTCAGCGAGGTCGAGGGATACCTGCAGTAACGCTTCACACCCCATTCAGTCTGGTTTCACCAGTAATCTGACTGGCTCCGCTGGGCTGCTCGAGGCGGGGCGACATCCACGTCGCCGCGCCTCGAGGAGGAGTCATGCGGATTTCCCGACCGGGGGCATGCTCAGCGCTCGCCCTGACCGTGGCCGCCACCGTCGTCGCCGGGTTCCCCGCCGCGGCCATCGCACAGCCGAGGCACGGCACGTCGTCGACGCCGGCGGTCATCGCGCACCGCGGTGCCAGCGGATACCGGCCGGAGCACACGCTCGCGGCGTACGAGCTCGCGATCGAACAGGGCGCGGACTACGTCGAACCGGACCTGGTGATCACCAAGGACGGCGTCCTGGTGGCCCGCCACGAGAACGAGATCGGTGGCACCACCGACGTTTCCGGACACCCCGAGTACGCCGGCCGCAAGACCACGAAGACGATCGACGGCAAGGCCGTCACCGGCTGGTTCACCGAGGACTTCACGCTGCGTGAGCTGAAGACGCTGCGCGCGATCGAGCGCCTGCCCGCCGTCCGCCCGGCCAATACCGCCTACGACGGCACGTTCGCGGTGCCGACGCTCCAGGAGATCATCGACCTGGTGAAGCGGCAGCACCGCACGGTCGGCATCTACCCCGAGACCAAGCACCCGACGTACTTCCGGTCGATCGGCAAGCCGCTCGAGGAACCGCTGGTGAAGATCCTGAAGCGGACGCACCCGCGGAAGGTGGTCATCCAGTCGTTCGAGACCGGCAACCTCCGTCGCCTCAACCGGATGATCGACGTGCCGCTGGCCCAGCTCGTCGACGCCACCGGGGGCCCGTTCGGCGAACCCCGTACCTACGACGACCTGGTGACGCCGGCCGGTCTCCGAACCGTCTCCACCTACGCCGACGGCATCGGGCTGAACACCGCCCGGGTGATCACCGCGAGCGGAACCCCCACCACGATCGTCGCCGACGCCCACCGGAGGGGCCTGGTCGTCCACGTCTGGACCGTCCGGGCCGAGAACCAGTTCCTCCCGGCCTCGTTCCGCGACGGCACCGACCCGAACGCCCACGGTGACGTCGAGGGATGGATCGCACTGCTGCTGGCTCAGCGGGTCGACGGCTTCTTCACCGACCTCCCCGACGTCGGCCGCGCCGCGGTGGACGTCGGGGCCGCCGCGGCCTGACCGCGGTACGAGCGGGCGACGCCCCCTCACCAGGCGGACCGGGTGTGACCGTCGCATACTGGGGATATCAGAAGGACGTCACCCGCTCGCCGGTCAGGAGGAGAACGCGCCGATGGAATCCCCGGAGTCAGCGGGGCTTCCGACGGAGCGCTCCCCGGACCTCCTGCTCGGGCGGTTGGAACTCGCCCTCGACGCGTCCGGCATCGGCTCGTTCGACTGGCACCTCGCCACCGACGAACTGATCTGGGACGACCGGCTGTGCCGTCTCTTCGGCGTCGACCCGGACACGTTCGGCCGACGCATCGCGTCCTTCTACGACGGGCTGCACCCGGCTGATCGCATCCGGGTCCGGGCGCTCATCGAGCGTGCGATCGACGAGGTCGGCGAGTACCGGGCCGAGTACCGGGTGCTCCGCCCGGACGGCGAGACCCGCTGGGTCGAGGCCAGGGGGCGCGTGTTCGCCGACGCCGACGGGCGGCCCGAGCGTCTGATCGGCGTCGCCACCGACTTCACCGACCGCCACCAGGCCTGGCAGCGCCAGCAGGACGCCGCCCGGGCCGAGTGGGAGCGCGCCGCGCTGATGACCGCGGTGACCCGCGCGCTGGCCGAGGCGCTGACGCTCAAGGACGTCACCCAGGTCCTCACCGGGACGCTGCGCGGCGCGATCGGCGCGTCCGCGCTCGGCGTCGTGCTGATGGAGGCCGACCGCCTGCGGGTCGTCGACGCGGTCGGATACGACCCGCTGGTGGTCGCGGACTTCGACGGCGTCGCACTGACCGACCCGCGCCCGCTCGCCGAGGCGGTGCGTACCCGTGCGCCGCTGTTCGCCGGAGACGCCGAGCAGTTCGCCGCCCGCTGGCCGGGCGCCGCCGAGGTCGGCGGCTCGGCCTGGGCGTACCTGCCGATGATCGCCAGTGGCCGGCCGGTCGGCGGGTTCGCGGTGCGCTGGGACAAGCCCCAGCCGTTCACCTCCGACGACCGGACGCTGCTCG contains:
- a CDS encoding DUF2795 domain-containing protein — translated: MERSDKHGPRQDDAMARETRGLVQGGRSGRAEEWLDPEAPGEDQPEADFAPDATLVGGIPEGLTPEGVAERSELASYLGRAVYPAYRDQIIDRLVENNAPTRLVTVVRDLPADAQYENAGSIAQALGLGHEEQRF
- a CDS encoding flavin reductase family protein translates to MTNASPQITPDQVKSALGRFATGVVVLSIRDGKPPVGAPPGAFDVDPDEDFDDPADDIAATLTAFMPVSLFPPIVAISVDLSSYLAEVLQRRGHWGLSVLGSSQAALAGRFSAAGRPSARLLLASEEHHRGALTGALLLDRAGATLECVTDSHREVGDHLLVTAAVVGAAIGTKDPLVRYDRAYRQLTRRD
- a CDS encoding sigma-70 family RNA polymerase sigma factor; the encoded protein is MTTDVVEPSTRVVEADDSAVPDRDLVGTYLHEISRTPLLNAEQEVELAKQVEAGLLAEHWLDEGTFPEYITRSELTRLVAEGRRAKDAFILANLRLVVSIARRYTRSAMPLLDLVQEGNSGLVRAVEKFDYQRGYKFSTYATWWIRQAISRAIAQQARTVRLPVHLVEEINRMRNVRRDLTRELGRDPEIPELAKSLDIEPTRVEELIRWARETVSLDTPVGEDGETSLSDLVADGDEPSPEDVVIAAIQRDGLGQMIERLDPRSARIVRARYGLEDGRQQSLTEIAGTLGLSRERVRQLENAALHQLRELAASEGVVAA
- a CDS encoding DUF2630 family protein; the protein is MSSEKQIIGRVDELVAEEHSLRQRLSAGELTAAEEHERLKQVEEELDQCWDLLRQRRARRDAGQNPEDATARPVSEVEGYLQ
- a CDS encoding glycerophosphodiester phosphodiesterase, coding for MRISRPGACSALALTVAATVVAGFPAAAIAQPRHGTSSTPAVIAHRGASGYRPEHTLAAYELAIEQGADYVEPDLVITKDGVLVARHENEIGGTTDVSGHPEYAGRKTTKTIDGKAVTGWFTEDFTLRELKTLRAIERLPAVRPANTAYDGTFAVPTLQEIIDLVKRQHRTVGIYPETKHPTYFRSIGKPLEEPLVKILKRTHPRKVVIQSFETGNLRRLNRMIDVPLAQLVDATGGPFGEPRTYDDLVTPAGLRTVSTYADGIGLNTARVITASGTPTTIVADAHRRGLVVHVWTVRAENQFLPASFRDGTDPNAHGDVEGWIALLLAQRVDGFFTDLPDVGRAAVDVGAAAA